Proteins from one Triticum aestivum cultivar Chinese Spring chromosome 7A, IWGSC CS RefSeq v2.1, whole genome shotgun sequence genomic window:
- the LOC123153864 gene encoding GDSL esterase/lipase At3g09930-like has translation MCSRILCFNEAPPSYRLTPHLSCDPSGMTFAFGGAGVYEVPDKKVSTLATQVNAFTRLLNTGVISKQQLQSSVALVSISGGDYMTGANVDNAFLSSFDDIDSYIGNVTTEIAKNVGKLQRLGVRKVLVNNMHPIGCTPLRTSANNYTTCDLLANYAATVHNNNIEHLMGNKNNAHILDLYTAFTDSVNHAPGEGSEQSNNFKRKLTPCCEASTELGYCGQVSPSGKRLYDLCKNPEKNFYWDETYPTTAGWEAVTEALEEPLREFLDRDYVP, from the exons ATGTGTT CAAGGATCTTGTGCTTCAATGAAGCCCCTCCATCGTACAGGCTCACGCCACATCTATCTTGCGACccatctggcatgacctttgctttcGGCGGTGCTGGCGTCTACGAGGTGCCGGACAAGAAGGTGTCGACCCTTGCCACACAGGTTAATGCTTTCACGAGGCTACTTAATACTGGGGTCATCTCAAAACAACAGCTTCAGAGCTCCGTCGCTCTCGTCTCCATCTCCGGCGGTGACTACATGACTGGTGCCAACGTCGACAATGCCTTCTTGAGTAGCTTCGATGAT ATTGATAGTTATATTGGGAACGTGACGACTGAGATTGCGAAGAACGTGGGGAAGCTACAGAGGCTAGGTGTGAGAAAGGTACTAGTGAACAACATGCATCCCATTGGCTGCACGCCTTTGCGGACAAGTGCGAACAACTACACGACATGCGACCTTCTGGCAAACTATGCCGCAACTGTGCACAACAACAATATAGAACACCTGATGGGGAACAAGAATAATGCCCACATACTGGACCTCTACACTGCCTTCACTGACAGCGTTAATCACGCCCCGG GTGAAGGGTCGGAGCAGTCAAACAATTTCAAGCGCAAGCTGACACCTTGCTGTGAGGCTTCCACCGAGCTGGGGTACTGTGGACAGGTTAGCCCTTCAGGGAAGCGCCTCTACGACCTATGCAAGAATCCTGAAAAGAATTTCTACTGGGATGAGACTTACCCGACGACCGCTGGGTGGGAAGCTGTTACAGAGGCACTAGAAGAACCTTTGAGGGAGTTCCTAGATCGGGACTATGTTCCATGA